A single Pagrus major chromosome 19, Pma_NU_1.0 DNA region contains:
- the LOC141014359 gene encoding protein NLRC3-like: protein MSDCVEEEEDGAEAPVSSCLSMKSDRSKGLPPDFSTEPGPSDTQKTEGSVSVEEQLSCCPVLVSQTNTVQTDRVLQEALDEHKISLRRRCERVTEGSDDTGSDETGSGTLLNRIYTELYITEGQSEEVNTQHEVRQLETASKMEALHDTPIKCSDIFKASPDQQRRIRVVLTNGVAGVGKTFSVQKFTLDWAEGSENQDVSLLVLLSFRELNLIRDEQYSLLRLLHVFHPTLQKVTAEKLAVCKLLFIFDGLDESRLSLDFKNRKVVSDVTQKSSVSALLTNLIEGKLLPSALVWITSRPAAANRIPPSRVDRVTEVRGFTDDQKEEYFRSRFSDEDLSSRVISHIKTSRSLHIMCLIPVFCWITATVLDHMLTTDQRGELPKTLTDMYSHFLLVQTKRKKQKYDEGRETSPQELTEADREVLLKLGRLAFEHLETGNIMFYQKDLKRCGLNVTDASVYSGVCTEIFRRESVIFQKTVYCFVHLSVQEFLAAVYMLHCYTNRNTKVLKAFLRDLKLNNLESKSVSEKISQFFGRGNDGVETRYPSLGDFLRSAMEKSLDSKNGHLDLFVRFLHGLSLESNQRLLGGLLGQTDNSPEIIQRAINNLKEMNRDDVSPDRSINIFHCLMEMNDHSVHQEIQEFLKSENRSEKKLSVIHCSALAYMLQMSEEVLDELDLRKYNTSKEGRLRLIPAVRNCRTALELKLSGNNLKDSDVKLLCDLKKSPDCRLETLSWWSLSE, encoded by the exons atgagtgattgtgtggaggaagaggaggacggagcagaggctccagtctccagctgtctgtctatgaagagtgaccggtccaaaggtTTGCCTCCAGACTTCAGTactgaacctggaccctcagacacaca aaagacagagggaagtgtttctgtggaggagcagctgtcctGCTGTCCAGTGTTAGTCAGTCAGACcaacactgtacaaa CTGATCGTGTTCTGCAGGAGGCtttagatgaacataagatcagtctgaggaggagatgtgaacgtgtgactgaaggaagtgatgacacaggaagtgatgaaacaggaagtggaaccctcctcaacaggatctacactgagctctacatcacagagggacagagtgaagaggttaatacccaacatgaggtgagacaGCTAGAGACAGCTTCCAAGATGGAGGCCCTCCATGACACTCCAATCAAGTgcagcgacatctttaaagcctcacctgaccaacagagacgcatcagagtggttctgaccaacggtgtcgctggagttggaaaaaccttctcagtgcagaagttcactctggactgggcagagggctccgaaaaccaagatgtcagtctgctggttctgctgtcgttcagggagctgaacctgatcagagatgagcagtacagtcttctcaggctgctccatgttttccatccaacattacagaaggtgacagcagagaagctcgctgtctgtaaacttctgttcatctttgacggcctggatgaaagcagactttcactggatttcaagaacaggaaggtcgtgtctgatgtcacacagaagtcatcagtcagcgcgctgctgacaaacctcatcgaggggaagctgcttccctcggctctcgtctggataacttcccgacctgcagcagccaatcggatccctccttcacgtgttgacagggtaacagaagtacgaggcttcactgacgaccagaaggaggagtacttcaggagcaggttcagtgatgaagatctgtccagcagagtcatctcacacatcaagacctccaggagcctccacatcatgtgtctgatcccagtcttctgctggatcactgctacagttctggaccacatgttgactacagaccagagaggagagctgcccaagaccctgactgacatgtactcacacttcctgctggttcagacaaagaggaagaagcagaagtacgatgagggacgtgagacgagtccacaggagctgacggaggctgacagggaagttcttctgaagctggggaggctggcgtttgaacatctggagacaggaaacatcatgttctaccaaaaAGACCTGaagcggtgtggtcttaatgtcacagatgcctcggtgtactcaggagtttgtacagagatcttcagaagagagagtgtgatcttccagaaaacagtctactgctttgttcatctgagcgttcaggagtttctggctgcagtctacatgttgcactgttacaccaacaggaacacaaagGTCCTGAAGGCTTTTCTAAGAGACTTAAAACTCAATAACTTAGAATCAAAGTCTGTTTCTGAGAAGATTTCTCAGTTTTTTGGTAGAGGCAATGATGGCGTGGAGACCCGTTACCCATCCCTGGGTGACTTCCTGAGGAGCGCCATGGAGAAATCCCTTGACagtaaaaatggccacctggacctgtttgttcgcttccttcatggaCTCTCTCTGgagtccaaccagagactcttaggaggtctgctgggtcagacagacaacagtccagaaatcatccagagagccatcaacaacctgaaggagatgaacagagatgatgtctctcctgacagaagcatcaacatcttccactgtctgatggagatgaacgaccactcagttcatcaggagatccaagagttcctgaagtcagagaacagatcagagaagaaactctctgtgatccactgctcagctctggcctacatgctgcagatgtcagaggaggttctggatgagttggacctGAGGAAGTACAACACATCAAAGGAGGGACGactgagactgattccagctgtgaggaactgcaggacggctct agagctgaaGCTGAGTGGAAACAACCTGAAGGATTCAgacgtgaagctgctgtgtgatctgaAGAAGAGTCCagactgtagactggagactctgag ctggTGGTCTCTGTCGGAGTGa
- the LOC141014360 gene encoding protein NLRC3-like: MCYIFTSVLSEVQKMSDCVEEEEDGAESPVSSCLSMKSDWSKEFPPDFSTEPGPSDTHQYHRRREESSVSSCLSMKSDWSKEFPLDFSTEPGPSDTEQLSCCPVLVSHTNTVQTDSVLQEALDEHKISLRRRCERVTEGSDETGSDETGSDETGSGTLLNRIYTELYITEGQSEEVNTQHEVRQLETASKMEALHDDPIKCSDIFKASPDQQRRIRVVLTNGVAGVGKTFSVQKFTLDWAEGSENQDVRLLVLLSFRELNLIRDEQYSLLRLLHVFHPTLQKVTAEKLAVCKLLFIFDGLDESRLSLDFKSDEVVSDVTQKSSVSALLTNLIEGKLLPSALVWITSRPAAANQIPPSCVDRVTEVRGFTDAQKDEYFRRRFSDEDLSSRIISHINTSRSLHIMCLIPVFCWITATVLEHMLTTDQRGELPKTLTDMYSHFLLVQTKRKKQKYDEGRETSPQELTEADREVLLKLGRLAFEHLETGNIMFYQEDLERCGLNVTEASVYSGVCTEIFRRESVIFQKTVYCFVHLSVQEFLAAVYMFHCYTNRNTEVLEDFLKDSKPKSPFKKISKFFGRGDDGCEARYPSLDDFLRGAMEKSLESKNGHLDLFVRFLHGLSLKSNQRLLGGLLGQTDNSPEIIQRAINNLKDMNRDDVSPDRSINIFHCLMEMNDHSVHQEIQEFLKSENRSKKKLSEIHCSALAYMLQMSEEVLDVLDLRKYNTSKEGRQRLIPAVRNCRTALLYSCGLSETHCEVVASALKSNPSHLRQLDLSNNGLKDSGVKLLSVGLESQNCALESLSNGWLWDCSLSEISCASLASALKSNPSHLRELDLSVNKLQDSGVKLLCDFLQSPNCRLETLRLRGCNLSKISCASLASALKSNPSHLRELQLSGNNLQYSDVKLLRDLKESPDCRLETLRSVEGWSQFMLVSAVLY, encoded by the exons atgtgctacatatttacctcagtgctttctgaagtgcagaagatgagtgattgtgtggaggaagaggaggacggagcagagtctccagtctccagctgtctgtctatgaagagtgatTGGTCCAAAGAATTTCCTCCAGACTTCAGTactgaacctggaccctcagacacaca tcagtaccacagacggagagaagagtcttcagtctccagctgtctgtctatgaagagtgactggtccaaagaATTTCCTCTAGACTTCAGTactgaacctggaccctcagacaca gagcagctgtcctGCTGTCCAGTGTTAGTCAGTCACACcaacactgtacaaa ctgatagtgttctgcaggaggctttagatgaacataagatcagtctgaggaggagatgtgaacgtgtgactgaaggaagtgatgaaacaggaagtgatgaaacaggaagtgatgaaacaggaagtggaaccctcctcaacaggatctacactgagctctacatcacagagggacagagtgaagaggttaatacccaacatgaggtgagacaGCTAGAGACAGCTTCCAAGATGGAGGCCCTCCATGACGATCCAATCAAGTgcagcgacatctttaaagcctcacctgaccaacagagacgtatcagagtggttctgaccaacggcgtcgctggagttggaaaaaccttctcagtgcagaagttcactctggactgggccgagggctccgaaaaccaagatgtccgtctgctggttctgctctcgttcagggagctgaacctgatcagagatgagcagtacagtcttctcaggctgctccatgttttccatccaacattacagaaggtgacagcagagaagctcgctgtctgtaaacttctgttcatctttgacggcctggatgaaagcagactttcactggatttcaagagcgatgaggtcgtgtctgatgtcacacagaagtcatcagtcagcgcgctgctgacaaacctcatcgaggggaagctgcttccctcggctctcgtctggataacttccagACCTGCAGcggccaatcagatccctccttcatgtgttgacagggtaacagaagtacgaggcttcactgacgcccagaaggacgagtacttcaggaggaggttcagtgatgaagatctgtccagcagaatcatctcacacatcaatacctccaggagcctccacatcatgtgtctgatcccagtcttctgctggatcactgctacagttctggagcacatgttgactacagaccagagaggagagctgcccaagaccctgacagacatgtactcacacttcctgctggttcagacaaagaggaagaagcagaagtacgatgagggacgtgagacgagtccacaggagctgacggaggctgacagggaagttcttctgaagctggggaggctggcgtttgaacatctggagacaggaaacatcatgttctaccaagaagacctggagcggtgtggtctcaatgtcacagaggcctcggtgtactcaggagtttgtacagagatcttcagaagagagagtgtgatcttccagaaaacagtctactgctttgttcatctgagcgttcaggagtttctggctgcagtctacatgttccactgttacaccaacaggaacacagaggttCTGGAGGACTTCCTAAAAGACTCAAAGCCAAAGTCTCCCTTTAAGAAGATTTCTAAGTTTTTTGGTAGAGGCGATGATGGCTGTGAAGCCCGTTACCCATCCCTGGATGACTTCCTGAGGGGCGCCATGGAGAAAtcccttgaaagtaaaaatggccacctggacctgtttgttcgcttccttcatggcctctctctgaagtccaaccagagactcttaggaggtctgctgggtcagacagacaacagtccagaaatcatccagagagccatcaacaacctgaaggatatgaacagagatgatgtctctcctgacagaagcatcaacatcttccactgtctgatggagatgaacgaccactcagtccatcaggagatccaagagttcctgaagtcagagaacagatcaaagaagaaactctctgagatccactgctcagctctggcctacatgctgcagatgtcagaggaggttctggatgtgTTGGACCTGAGGAAGTACAACACATCAAAGGAGGGACGacagagactgattccagctgtgaggaactgcaggacggctct ACTTTATAGCTGTGGActctcagagactcactgtgaagttgtggcctcagctctgaagtccaacccctcccatctgagacagctggacctgagtaacaacggcctgaaggattcaggagtgaagctcctgtctgttggactggagagtcaAAATTGTGCTCTAGAgagtctgag taATGGTTGG ttgtgggactgcagtttgtcagagatcagctgtgcttctctggcctcagctctgaagtccaacccctcccatctgagagagctggacctgagtgtcaacaagctgcaggattcaggagtgaagctgctgtgtgattttctgcagagtccaaactgtagactggagactctgag attgaggggCTGCAATTTGTcaaagatcagctgtgcttctctggcctcagctctgaagtccaacccctcccatctgagagagctgcagctgagtgGAAACAACCTGCAGTATTCAGACGTGAAGCTGCTGCGTGATCTGAAGGAGAGTCCagactgtcgactggagactctgaggtcagtagagggttggagtcagttcatgctggtttcagcagtattgtactaa